The following are encoded in a window of Nibricoccus aquaticus genomic DNA:
- a CDS encoding phosphate acyltransferase, translating into MPIVPKLIEKLQRHPKRIVFPEGNDPRILQAARQWVTRRMGAPILLGERAAIKASAARLDLNLQGMRIIDPEHSEDFATFATQLVELRRAKGVTLDEARKLLRDPNYFATMMVANSQADALVGGATQTASSALRPLFQIIPKHEHAQNVASLMVIDFDEKKVGSDGSLFFADCGVIPEPTAEQLADIALTTAVIARHLTNEKPRVALLSWASHSDSKHPSLAKIRTATELARAKATAAGLDIDIDGELQVDAALDLAAAANKKITGPVAGRANVLIFPDLASGNIAFKLVHILAGANSFGQIMTGLSRPAAEISRGSSAHDVFGAAAIVGCQAIDRKLLYGGA; encoded by the coding sequence ATGCCCATCGTCCCGAAACTCATCGAGAAGCTCCAGCGCCACCCGAAGCGCATCGTGTTTCCGGAAGGTAACGATCCGCGCATCCTTCAAGCCGCTCGCCAGTGGGTCACCCGCCGCATGGGCGCCCCTATCCTCCTCGGCGAACGCGCCGCCATCAAAGCCTCCGCCGCCCGCCTCGATCTCAACCTCCAGGGCATGAGGATCATCGACCCCGAACACAGCGAAGACTTCGCAACCTTCGCCACCCAGCTCGTCGAACTCCGCCGCGCCAAAGGCGTCACCCTCGACGAAGCCCGCAAACTCCTCCGCGACCCCAACTACTTCGCCACGATGATGGTCGCCAACAGCCAGGCCGACGCCCTCGTCGGCGGCGCCACGCAAACCGCCTCCAGCGCCCTCCGCCCCCTCTTCCAGATCATCCCCAAACACGAGCACGCCCAAAACGTCGCCTCGCTCATGGTCATTGATTTCGACGAGAAAAAAGTCGGCTCCGACGGCTCCCTCTTCTTCGCCGACTGCGGCGTCATCCCCGAACCCACCGCCGAGCAACTCGCCGACATCGCCCTGACGACCGCCGTCATCGCCCGCCACCTCACCAACGAAAAACCCCGCGTCGCCCTCCTCAGCTGGGCCTCGCACAGCGACTCCAAACACCCGTCGCTCGCGAAAATCCGCACCGCGACCGAACTCGCCCGCGCCAAAGCCACCGCCGCGGGCCTCGACATCGACATCGACGGCGAACTCCAGGTCGACGCCGCCCTCGACCTCGCCGCCGCCGCGAACAAAAAAATCACCGGCCCCGTCGCCGGCCGCGCCAACGTCCTGATCTTTCCCGATCTCGCCAGTGGCAACATCGCCTTCAAACTCGTCCACATTCTCGCCGGCGCGAACTCCTTCGGCCAGATCATGACCGGCCTCAGCCGCCCCGCTGCCGAGATCAGCCGCGGCTCCAGCGCGCACGACGTCTTCGGCGCCGCCGCCATCGTCGGCTGCCAGGCCATCGACCGCAAACTCCTCTACGGCGGCGCCTGA
- a CDS encoding hybrid sensor histidine kinase/response regulator, whose product MPLPISHPISLDLPSAPKGHILIVDDDSVNTIVVTGLLESHGYQVSQAGSGEEALLRIANEKPDLVLLDVTLPGIDGFKTSTEIKRTLGDEAPPVIFVTSRDSTDDIVAGFANSGVDYLTKPVSESEALARIHTHISNRNLIKQLAVANQRKNQVLGMAAHDIRNPLGSICGLTELMSDGAFGPVGSELLDCIKLINSESSNLLELVNQLLDVSSIEAGVLKINFAPGDLNALIVRSVYTARINASRKKTQILHQPKSGSTTLRIDEGKIRQVVDNLISNAVKYSPQGSTVKVTHTIAGGTHIISVEDEGPGIPESERHKLFKEFGTLSAKATGGEKSTGLGLAISRRIIEAHHGSITAENLSPRGSKFSFTLPAT is encoded by the coding sequence ATGCCTTTACCGATCTCTCATCCCATTTCCCTGGATCTCCCCTCCGCTCCAAAAGGACACATCTTGATCGTGGATGACGATTCCGTGAACACGATCGTCGTTACGGGATTACTGGAGTCACACGGATATCAGGTTTCCCAAGCAGGTTCGGGCGAAGAAGCATTACTGCGGATCGCAAATGAGAAACCAGATCTGGTCCTTCTCGACGTCACCCTTCCGGGCATCGACGGCTTCAAAACTTCCACCGAAATCAAGCGCACCCTCGGCGACGAGGCACCCCCTGTCATTTTCGTCACCTCACGGGACTCGACCGACGACATCGTAGCCGGCTTCGCCAATAGCGGCGTCGACTATCTGACGAAACCCGTCTCCGAGAGCGAAGCCCTCGCGCGTATCCACACCCACATTTCCAACCGGAATTTGATCAAACAGCTCGCCGTCGCCAACCAGCGGAAAAACCAGGTCCTGGGCATGGCCGCCCACGACATTCGCAACCCACTCGGCTCGATCTGCGGACTCACCGAACTGATGTCTGACGGCGCCTTTGGCCCTGTCGGAAGCGAACTGCTCGACTGCATCAAACTCATCAATAGCGAAAGCAGTAACCTGCTCGAACTTGTCAATCAACTGCTCGACGTCTCCTCCATCGAAGCAGGCGTGCTCAAAATCAATTTCGCCCCCGGTGATTTAAACGCCCTTATAGTGCGATCCGTCTATACCGCCCGCATTAACGCCAGCCGTAAAAAGACGCAGATTCTCCATCAGCCGAAATCGGGATCCACGACTCTCCGAATCGACGAAGGTAAAATCAGACAGGTCGTCGACAACCTGATCAGCAACGCCGTCAAATATTCTCCTCAAGGTTCCACCGTTAAGGTCACGCACACCATAGCAGGCGGGACTCATATTATTTCCGTGGAAGACGAAGGCCCTGGCATCCCCGAATCCGAACGCCACAAGCTGTTCAAAGAGTTCGGCACCCTTTCCGCCAAAGCGACCGGTGGAGAAAAAAGCACCGGCCTCGGTCTCGCGATCAGTCGACGAATCATCGAGGCTCACCATGGCTCCATCACCGCCGAGAACTTATCCCCGCGAGGATCGAAGTTCTCGTTCACGCTTCCTGCCACTTGA
- a CDS encoding PAS domain S-box protein → MRSHFLHSYRRLPSIFQMGVMWGGLAVVYLALARLGLMAASVHGNVSPVWPASGLAMGALICSGLRWWPGVALGAFVANALTSISLVAAAGIALGNTLEAVVGAWIVLKIGRGTKGEASIGMSAALGVGSLVGPVISASAGVLVLWISGVVPGSLLTTLWKTWWVGDVLGSLLVAPAILALREALGAPAGLGGIDLRKAVGLTGLSLVIGGAVFGVHGGSAFLFGVFPLLLVALSWFGSPGVKVVALGISALGVTAAYFGTGPFVDGTLNENLIHLQIFLSSVALTALILPTFVRPGNFTLPFLVMLAGWSLSGWMFSSLEDARSRIDEARFDAQIQEAIEKIDRRVEHYESALQAGVALFGASNEVSRAEWRAFAQAIKLREKFPGALGIGVIFIVKPDGEAAFLNAVHADGAPGFGFKSVPTATRPVGGPEEPVRYAITYCEPADTNALAIGLDVATEANRKMAAEVARNSNSARLTRRIQLVQDHEVRAGALIFKPFFRNGAVIDTVEQRRAECLGWVYAPLITETVLQNVLKTGGSEVDFSFFDGQSTRREDLLFDTREGNYPATVPKIERSSVIELAGQTFTLGWRRSPAFVASDNSAPLWAGTSAAFVSVLVAALVMSLQSTGAKARAVATQRASELEIANTRLKAEVSEREQAENSLRRSNHLKRAILESASYSIISTDPKGLIVTFNAAAERMLGYDAEEMVGKCTPAIIHEPSEVVARAEVLTRELGRTVAPGFEAFVAKAQVVNLDENEWTYIRKDGTRLPVLLSVTALRGESGEITGYLGVGQDLTAKRAADARMKALLDELAQQRFAVDQHAIFAVTDVKGTIAYANDLFCAISGFSREELIGQNHRLLNSGAHPKEFFRAMYQTIAQGKVWQGEICNRAKDGHLYWVDSTIVPLLGEDGKPVQYAAIRTDITERKRTEEAINQSEERMRLFAEHAPASVAMFDLEMKYLVVSKQWLIDYKLEGQAILGRSHYEVFPEIGDDWKAIHRRCMGGAVELNAGERFDRIDGSSQWLRWEVRPWYKYNQEIGGIVMFTQDITDRKQLEISLATARDQALEASRLKSEFLATMSHEIRTPMNGVIGMSELLRRTALDQKQKEMADVIIHSADNLLVIINDILDFSKIEAGKFRIDAMDFDLRDALEETAALLAPQADRKRLKLMVDIDAAVAGGVTGDRNRIQQIVTNLLGNALKFTERGQVVLKATAVASPRNGLHVRISITDTGIGIPESARAHLFQPFVQADGSTTRRFGGTGLGLAICGQLVSLMGGTIGFDSVEGAGSCFWFQLDLQRASVPASEAEETIPEGTRVLVVDDDENNRIILTRQLSEMDVVVDAVPDAESARASLRNAAGGEHPYSVLLLDWNMPGEGGYLLAQSIRKDPEISGTRIVVLTSSNPEVEPETLAQLDFSAVLNKPIRSVQLRRSLVRALGRSETQAPFPIAEAAVGKRLRLLVAEDNPTNQLVAQMMLEQMGHTVEFAVNGQETIRQLVRSDFDAVLMDCQMPVMDGYEASRRIRAGEASPQAVKLPIIALTAYAMPDDRAKALAAGMDDYVTKPIDPEVLEKAFARCGLLRADSEQAQPANPVSVQKAGRDTHDHFDPERRRQLEKIKTPDGISLWEKALAMFMKDMPGRVEALSGFVEAHQAEKVAVGAHTIRGSAANLGATGLQNAAKELESAARADEWDRIREGVSGVLIEWKLLAGD, encoded by the coding sequence ATGCGCAGCCATTTTTTGCATTCATACCGCCGGTTACCTTCGATCTTTCAAATGGGGGTTATGTGGGGAGGGCTCGCGGTGGTCTATCTGGCGCTGGCCCGGCTTGGGTTGATGGCGGCGAGTGTGCATGGGAACGTTTCCCCTGTGTGGCCGGCGAGCGGGCTGGCGATGGGCGCGCTGATTTGTAGCGGACTGCGTTGGTGGCCGGGGGTGGCGTTGGGGGCGTTCGTGGCGAACGCGTTGACGTCGATTTCCCTGGTTGCCGCGGCGGGTATAGCCTTGGGCAATACGCTGGAGGCGGTCGTGGGAGCCTGGATAGTCCTGAAGATCGGGCGTGGAACCAAGGGCGAGGCTTCGATCGGAATGTCGGCGGCGCTGGGCGTCGGGTCTCTGGTGGGACCGGTGATCAGCGCATCGGCGGGAGTCTTGGTTCTATGGATCTCGGGAGTCGTGCCCGGCTCGCTGTTGACCACTTTGTGGAAAACGTGGTGGGTGGGCGACGTGCTGGGGAGCTTGCTGGTGGCTCCGGCGATTCTCGCGCTCAGGGAAGCCCTGGGCGCACCTGCTGGCCTTGGGGGAATAGATTTACGAAAAGCGGTGGGATTGACCGGGCTCTCACTCGTGATTGGCGGAGCGGTTTTCGGGGTCCACGGTGGCAGCGCGTTTCTGTTTGGGGTGTTCCCGCTTCTTCTCGTCGCGTTGAGCTGGTTTGGATCGCCGGGGGTGAAGGTAGTTGCGCTGGGGATCTCCGCTTTAGGCGTGACGGCGGCGTACTTTGGCACGGGGCCATTTGTGGATGGAACGCTCAACGAAAATCTTATCCATCTTCAGATCTTCCTGAGCTCGGTTGCGTTGACGGCGCTCATCCTGCCGACGTTTGTGCGGCCGGGAAATTTCACACTGCCGTTTCTGGTGATGCTGGCAGGATGGAGTTTGAGCGGGTGGATGTTTTCTTCGCTGGAGGATGCAAGGAGCCGCATCGACGAGGCTCGTTTCGATGCGCAAATCCAGGAAGCGATCGAGAAAATCGACCGGCGGGTGGAGCACTACGAAAGCGCGCTACAGGCGGGCGTAGCGCTTTTCGGCGCATCCAACGAGGTGAGTCGTGCTGAGTGGCGGGCGTTTGCGCAGGCAATAAAATTGCGGGAGAAATTCCCCGGGGCGCTCGGCATCGGGGTGATCTTTATTGTGAAACCGGACGGCGAAGCGGCGTTTTTAAATGCAGTTCACGCGGATGGCGCGCCGGGTTTTGGGTTCAAGAGTGTACCGACAGCCACCCGGCCCGTCGGCGGACCGGAAGAGCCGGTTCGTTATGCGATCACCTATTGTGAGCCCGCGGATACCAATGCGCTGGCGATCGGTCTCGATGTGGCGACGGAAGCGAATCGCAAAATGGCGGCGGAGGTGGCGCGTAATTCGAACTCGGCCCGATTGACACGGCGAATCCAACTGGTGCAGGACCACGAAGTCCGGGCTGGAGCGTTGATCTTTAAACCTTTTTTCCGGAACGGGGCGGTGATCGATACGGTGGAGCAACGGCGGGCGGAATGCCTAGGTTGGGTTTATGCGCCGTTGATCACGGAGACGGTTCTCCAGAACGTTTTGAAAACCGGAGGGAGCGAGGTCGACTTCAGTTTTTTTGATGGTCAGTCGACGCGTCGGGAGGACCTGCTGTTCGACACCCGCGAGGGGAACTATCCGGCGACAGTGCCGAAGATCGAACGCAGCAGTGTCATCGAGCTGGCGGGACAGACTTTCACCCTGGGCTGGCGTCGATCGCCGGCGTTTGTGGCTTCTGATAACTCAGCGCCTTTGTGGGCGGGGACGAGCGCGGCTTTCGTTTCAGTGCTGGTCGCGGCACTGGTGATGAGCCTGCAATCAACGGGGGCGAAGGCCCGTGCAGTTGCCACGCAGCGCGCGAGTGAGCTGGAGATCGCAAACACGCGCTTGAAGGCGGAGGTGAGCGAGCGCGAGCAGGCGGAGAACTCGTTACGCCGGTCGAATCATTTGAAGCGCGCGATTCTTGAGAGCGCGAGCTACTCGATTATTTCAACCGACCCGAAGGGATTGATCGTCACCTTCAATGCCGCGGCTGAGCGGATGCTGGGATATGACGCGGAAGAAATGGTGGGGAAGTGCACGCCTGCGATCATCCATGAGCCGAGTGAAGTGGTGGCGCGGGCGGAAGTCCTCACGCGGGAACTTGGGCGGACGGTTGCGCCGGGGTTCGAGGCGTTTGTGGCGAAGGCCCAGGTGGTGAATCTCGACGAGAATGAATGGACCTACATCCGCAAGGACGGGACGAGGCTGCCGGTGCTGCTTTCAGTCACGGCGCTGCGTGGCGAATCGGGGGAGATCACTGGCTATCTGGGGGTGGGACAGGATCTCACCGCGAAGAGAGCGGCGGATGCGCGGATGAAAGCCCTGCTGGATGAGCTGGCGCAGCAGCGGTTCGCCGTCGATCAACACGCCATTTTCGCGGTCACAGACGTGAAGGGCACGATCGCCTACGCGAACGATTTATTTTGTGCGATCAGCGGGTTCAGCCGGGAGGAGCTGATTGGCCAGAATCACCGGTTGCTCAATTCGGGGGCTCATCCAAAAGAATTTTTCCGGGCGATGTACCAGACGATCGCCCAAGGGAAAGTTTGGCAGGGGGAAATATGCAATCGCGCGAAGGACGGCCATCTTTACTGGGTGGATTCGACGATTGTGCCGTTGCTGGGAGAGGATGGTAAGCCTGTTCAGTACGCGGCGATCCGGACGGATATCACCGAACGGAAGAGAACGGAGGAAGCGATCAATCAGAGCGAGGAGCGCATGCGGTTATTTGCGGAACATGCGCCAGCCTCGGTCGCGATGTTTGATCTGGAGATGAAGTATCTAGTGGTGAGCAAACAGTGGCTGATCGATTACAAGCTGGAAGGTCAGGCGATCCTGGGGCGGTCCCATTACGAGGTCTTTCCCGAGATCGGGGATGATTGGAAAGCCATTCATCGTCGCTGCATGGGCGGCGCGGTGGAGTTAAATGCGGGCGAGCGATTTGACCGCATCGACGGCAGTTCCCAGTGGCTGCGGTGGGAGGTGCGTCCTTGGTATAAATATAATCAAGAAATTGGAGGCATCGTGATGTTCACCCAGGACATCACGGACAGAAAGCAGCTTGAGATCAGCCTGGCCACGGCGCGCGATCAGGCGTTGGAAGCGTCGCGGTTGAAGTCGGAGTTTCTGGCAACGATGAGCCATGAGATTCGCACGCCGATGAATGGAGTGATCGGGATGTCCGAGCTCCTGCGGCGAACCGCGTTGGATCAAAAGCAAAAGGAGATGGCGGACGTGATCATCCACAGCGCCGACAATCTCCTCGTGATCATCAACGACATTCTCGATTTCTCGAAGATCGAGGCGGGGAAGTTCCGCATCGATGCGATGGATTTCGATTTGCGGGATGCGCTTGAGGAGACGGCGGCGCTGCTCGCACCGCAGGCGGATCGAAAGAGGCTGAAATTGATGGTGGATATCGATGCGGCGGTGGCCGGTGGAGTGACTGGAGACCGCAATCGTATCCAGCAGATCGTCACCAATCTGCTGGGTAACGCGCTCAAGTTCACGGAGCGCGGGCAGGTGGTGTTGAAGGCAACGGCGGTCGCATCACCGAGGAACGGATTGCACGTACGCATTTCGATCACGGACACGGGGATTGGCATCCCGGAGTCGGCGCGGGCGCATCTCTTCCAGCCTTTTGTTCAGGCGGATGGATCGACGACGCGGCGTTTCGGTGGAACGGGTCTTGGCCTGGCGATTTGCGGGCAACTGGTGTCCTTGATGGGAGGGACCATTGGGTTCGATAGTGTGGAAGGGGCCGGATCCTGTTTTTGGTTCCAGCTCGATCTCCAACGCGCGAGTGTGCCGGCGAGCGAAGCCGAGGAAACCATTCCTGAGGGCACCCGGGTGCTCGTGGTAGATGATGATGAGAATAACCGGATCATACTGACGCGCCAACTTAGCGAAATGGACGTGGTGGTGGATGCAGTGCCTGACGCGGAGAGTGCGCGGGCGAGTTTGCGTAATGCCGCAGGAGGAGAGCATCCCTATTCTGTCCTGCTACTTGATTGGAACATGCCGGGGGAGGGCGGGTATTTGCTCGCGCAATCGATCCGAAAAGATCCGGAGATTTCCGGTACGCGGATAGTCGTGCTGACCTCGTCAAATCCGGAAGTGGAGCCGGAGACATTGGCTCAGTTGGATTTCAGCGCGGTGTTGAACAAGCCCATTCGCAGCGTGCAGCTGCGGCGGAGTCTGGTGCGCGCGCTTGGCCGTTCCGAGACACAGGCGCCCTTTCCCATCGCTGAAGCGGCCGTGGGAAAGCGGCTGCGATTGTTGGTAGCAGAAGATAATCCGACCAATCAACTTGTCGCCCAAATGATGCTGGAGCAGATGGGGCACACGGTTGAATTTGCGGTAAACGGGCAGGAAACCATCAGGCAGCTCGTGCGTTCGGATTTCGACGCGGTTCTGATGGACTGCCAGATGCCTGTGATGGACGGGTATGAAGCGAGCCGCCGCATCCGAGCGGGCGAGGCGTCTCCTCAGGCGGTGAAGCTTCCGATCATCGCATTGACTGCGTATGCCATGCCCGACGACCGGGCCAAGGCGCTCGCGGCAGGAATGGATGATTATGTCACCAAGCCGATCGATCCGGAAGTGCTCGAGAAAGCGTTTGCACGCTGCGGCCTGTTAAGGGCGGACAGCGAACAAGCCCAGCCGGCGAACCCGGTGTCTGTGCAAAAAGCCGGGCGGGATACGCATGATCATTTCGATCCGGAACGACGCCGCCAGCTGGAGAAAATCAAGACACCGGATGGTATCTCGCTTTGGGAAAAGGCACTGGCGATGTTCATGAAGGACATGCCTGGCCGGGTAGAGGCGTTGAGTGGTTTCGTTGAAGCTCATCAGGCGGAAAAAGTCGCTGTGGGTGCCCACACGATACGCGGCAGCGCGGCGAACTTGGGCGCGACGGGTCTGCAAAACGCGGCGAAAGAACTCGAAAGCGCGGCGCGTGCGGACGAGTGGGACAGAATACGGGAGGGAGTTTCCGGTGTTCTTATCGAGTGGAAATTGTTGGCCGGGGACTAA